The following proteins come from a genomic window of Leptospira neocaledonica:
- a CDS encoding S49 family peptidase yields MFRILFSLIFLPIRILFQGFRILSWIIRKGDHLYLEIPSSFSFDKKSFFVKLLVPKEEAPFLIDFLLGLKALTKVPGLKKVSFHISNPEYGFGEVWNICKSIQALNEKGIETSGFCLGGGTKALLLLSQCKYRYSSSASEFFPILPSAEPYFFGGAAKKFGVGVETYASGAFKSFGETFQRTSFSAPARKNLETLLRDLNDLLSEGFKKSSHLDIKVLEEPIISSEKLKKIGFITEFVEEDEFEENYLFENYKKEKETDKPKYKRLSAKGFRLYHKKSNFSFIPKSVPIVAVLPIQGNILPDLGREEDFRSRQVSFRYYQEIFKDLKEDPKVAAVVLEMNSPGGSALVSELLYREIKKLSKEKPVITYVLNVAASGGYYLSCATKEIHGTPYSIVGSIGAVMMRFELKKLYDKFGVQKERIGFYPHRDILSEYGKLSPKSEQFLKKEVLRSRDLFYSRVIESRKTSFQELEKNWGEGRVFTGETFRKSGFLDSCDSFLDILQNLKEELKSKKIDVRYLPGTYSWKDLIQDLKPGMQLSKLSFFPKLNAEKKQNPLEVLHLSEIAQELSNI; encoded by the coding sequence ATGTTTAGAATTCTGTTCTCTCTTATTTTTTTACCGATCCGGATTTTGTTCCAAGGATTTAGGATCTTGTCCTGGATTATCCGCAAGGGAGATCATCTCTATTTAGAAATTCCTTCTTCTTTTTCCTTCGATAAAAAATCTTTCTTTGTCAAACTATTGGTCCCGAAAGAAGAAGCTCCCTTCTTGATAGATTTTTTACTGGGATTGAAGGCCTTAACAAAGGTCCCAGGTTTGAAAAAAGTTTCTTTCCATATTTCTAATCCAGAATACGGATTTGGAGAAGTTTGGAATATCTGTAAGTCTATTCAGGCATTGAATGAAAAAGGGATCGAGACTTCCGGTTTCTGTTTGGGCGGAGGAACAAAGGCATTATTATTACTCTCTCAATGTAAATACAGATACTCTTCTTCCGCATCCGAATTCTTTCCTATACTTCCTTCTGCAGAGCCTTACTTTTTCGGTGGAGCTGCTAAAAAATTCGGTGTAGGTGTAGAAACTTATGCAAGTGGAGCATTCAAATCATTCGGAGAAACATTTCAAAGAACATCCTTCTCCGCTCCTGCTCGTAAAAATTTAGAAACATTATTAAGGGATCTGAACGATTTACTTTCGGAAGGTTTTAAGAAGTCCTCCCATTTAGATATAAAAGTTTTGGAAGAGCCTATTATCAGTTCTGAAAAACTAAAAAAGATCGGATTTATCACAGAGTTCGTGGAAGAAGACGAGTTCGAAGAAAATTATCTATTCGAAAATTATAAAAAAGAGAAGGAAACGGATAAACCTAAATATAAAAGACTGAGTGCTAAAGGTTTCAGATTATATCATAAAAAGTCCAATTTTTCATTTATCCCTAAGTCCGTTCCAATCGTTGCAGTTCTTCCTATCCAAGGAAACATTCTACCTGATCTAGGAAGAGAAGAAGATTTCAGATCCAGACAAGTTTCCTTTAGATATTACCAAGAAATTTTTAAAGATTTAAAAGAAGATCCGAAAGTTGCGGCTGTTGTTTTAGAAATGAATTCACCCGGCGGAAGTGCACTTGTTTCAGAACTTCTGTATAGGGAGATCAAAAAACTTTCGAAAGAAAAACCTGTCATCACATATGTATTGAATGTTGCCGCATCCGGAGGATATTATCTTTCCTGTGCCACTAAAGAAATACATGGAACTCCTTATTCTATCGTAGGCTCCATAGGTGCAGTGATGATGAGGTTCGAATTAAAAAAACTATACGATAAATTCGGGGTTCAAAAAGAAAGGATCGGATTTTATCCTCATAGAGATATTCTTTCCGAATATGGTAAACTTTCCCCTAAGTCGGAACAATTCTTAAAAAAAGAAGTTCTGAGATCCAGAGACTTATTCTATAGTCGAGTGATAGAATCCAGAAAAACCAGTTTCCAAGAGTTAGAAAAAAATTGGGGAGAAGGAAGGGTATTCACAGGAGAAACTTTCCGCAAGTCAGGATTCTTAGACTCCTGCGATTCCTTTTTAGACATATTACAAAATCTGAAAGAAGAACTTAAATCTAAAAAGATAGATGTGCGTTATTTACCGGGAACATATAGCTGGAAGGATCTAATACAGGATTTAAAACCAGGAATGCAGCTCTCCAAACTTTCTTTCTTTCCTAAATTGAATGCGGAGAAGAAGCAGAACCCGTTAGAAGTCCTACATCTCTCCGAGATTGCTCAGGAACTTTCGAATATTTGA
- a CDS encoding L-threonylcarbamoyladenylate synthase, with protein MSKNKTTIITEDPSLAAKVLKEGGIVLFPTETVYGLGADSRNLSSCLEIYKIKDRPADNPLIVHLGNPALIPDIGEVPETAKILIRQCMPGPLSLVLKKKDKSVFSTGLTTIAVRVPSHPKALEMLSYFGGPVSAPSANLSGQPSITRLDDAISEFDGRVDLILKGAEPEIGLESTVADFSVLPPKLLRPGYFGWEELQKYVSDLEDYSQLKEGETPSSPGLKYRHYAPKAKVIFSENQTPDRESAAIGIGLTRGWKFALDLRNNSEYMKNLYSFFRDCDRLGIPKIYCFPPANAAGKEALLNRILKAQE; from the coding sequence TTGTCAAAAAATAAAACTACAATCATCACAGAAGATCCTTCCCTTGCGGCAAAAGTGCTGAAAGAGGGGGGGATCGTTCTATTTCCTACTGAGACTGTTTATGGTCTCGGTGCGGATTCCAGAAATCTTTCCTCTTGTTTAGAAATTTATAAAATTAAAGATCGTCCTGCGGATAATCCTCTCATCGTTCATCTGGGAAACCCTGCTCTCATTCCAGATATAGGAGAAGTTCCGGAAACTGCAAAGATCTTGATCAGACAATGTATGCCTGGTCCTTTAAGTCTGGTTTTAAAGAAGAAGGATAAATCCGTTTTTTCAACGGGACTGACTACAATAGCGGTAAGAGTTCCTTCTCATCCAAAGGCCTTGGAAATGCTTTCTTATTTTGGAGGACCGGTTTCTGCTCCTTCTGCAAATCTTTCTGGACAACCATCTATTACTAGATTAGATGATGCGATCTCAGAGTTTGATGGAAGAGTAGATCTGATCTTAAAAGGCGCCGAACCAGAGATAGGTTTAGAATCTACTGTTGCGGATTTTTCCGTTTTACCGCCTAAACTTCTACGTCCCGGATATTTTGGATGGGAAGAATTACAGAAATATGTTTCGGACTTAGAAGACTATAGTCAACTGAAGGAAGGAGAAACTCCTTCTAGCCCTGGACTCAAATATAGACATTATGCTCCCAAGGCAAAGGTAATCTTCTCAGAAAATCAAACTCCTGATAGAGAATCTGCAGCGATCGGGATCGGTCTGACCAGGGGTTGGAAATTTGCTTTGGATCTAAGAAATAACTCCGAGTATATGAAAAATTTATACTCTTTCTTTAGAGACTGCGATCGCCTTGGGATTCCGAAAATTTATTGTTTTCCACCTGCAAATGCTGCCGGCAAAGAAGCGCTCTTAAACCGAATTCTGAAGGCGCAAGAATAG